In a single window of the Flavobacterium sp. W4I14 genome:
- a CDS encoding DNA polymerase-3 subunit beta (product_source=KO:K02338; cath_funfam=3.10.150.10; cog=COG0592; ko=KO:K02338; pfam=PF00712,PF02767,PF02768; smart=SM00480; superfamily=55979; tigrfam=TIGR00663), translated as MRFIVSTSTLLKHLQTVNGASSSSTVLPILENFLFEIKDGNLTISATDLQTSMTTALAVESKEEGKVAVPSKILLDTLKTLPDQPIAFNIDDSTFAIEISAGDGKYKLSGENGDDFPKIPVVENASSVNLPASVLTEAITKTIFAVSNDELRPAMTGVFCQLSPQHITFVATDAHKLVRYRRMDSKADKATSFILPKKALTLLKAALPSTDINVSVDYNATSAFFKFENINLVCRLIDERYPDYEAVIPTNNPNKLIIDRSLFLNTLRRVVIFANKTTHQVRLKISGSELNISSEDLDFANEAHERLSCQYDGEDLEIGFNARFLIEMLSNLSGDEVTLELSTPNRAGLLIPQTNDENEDVLMLVMPVMLNNSY; from the coding sequence ATGAGATTTATTGTATCCACATCAACTCTATTAAAACACTTACAAACCGTAAATGGTGCATCAAGCAGCAGTACGGTTTTGCCTATATTAGAAAATTTTCTCTTCGAAATTAAAGATGGAAACTTAACTATCTCTGCTACCGATCTGCAAACCAGCATGACAACTGCCTTGGCTGTAGAATCAAAGGAAGAAGGTAAAGTAGCTGTTCCATCTAAAATTTTATTAGATACGCTTAAAACATTGCCAGATCAGCCCATCGCATTTAATATCGATGATAGTACTTTTGCGATCGAGATCAGTGCTGGGGATGGTAAGTATAAATTAAGTGGTGAAAATGGTGATGATTTTCCGAAGATTCCAGTAGTGGAAAACGCATCTTCTGTAAACTTACCTGCGTCAGTTTTAACTGAAGCCATAACAAAAACCATTTTTGCAGTAAGTAACGATGAATTGCGCCCGGCTATGACAGGTGTATTCTGTCAGTTATCCCCTCAGCACATTACCTTTGTAGCTACCGATGCACATAAACTGGTAAGATACCGTCGTATGGATAGCAAGGCAGATAAAGCAACATCATTTATTCTCCCTAAAAAAGCTTTAACACTTTTAAAGGCGGCTTTACCTTCAACTGATATTAATGTATCAGTAGATTATAATGCAACGAGTGCTTTCTTTAAGTTCGAAAATATCAATTTAGTGTGTCGTTTAATAGACGAGCGCTATCCAGATTATGAGGCGGTAATTCCAACCAATAACCCTAACAAACTAATTATCGACAGAAGTTTGTTTTTAAATACACTTCGTAGGGTTGTAATTTTTGCGAATAAAACGACACATCAGGTAAGACTGAAAATTAGCGGAAGCGAATTGAATATCTCTTCAGAGGATTTAGATTTTGCTAACGAAGCACACGAGCGTTTAAGTTGCCAATATGATGGAGAAGACCTCGAAATAGGCTTCAATGCACGCTTTTTGATCGAAATGTTGAGCAATTTAAGTGGTGATGAAGTTACTTTAGAACTTTCGACACCAAACAGAGCCGGGCTTTTAATTCCACAAACCAATGATGAAAATGAGGACGTTTTAATGTTGGTGATGCCGGTTATGCTAAATAATAGTTATTAA
- a CDS encoding ABC-2 type transport system permease protein (product_source=KO:K01992; cog=COG3225; ko=KO:K01992; pfam=PF09822; tigrfam=TIGR03521; transmembrane_helix_parts=Inside_1_6,TMhelix_7_29,Outside_30_531,TMhelix_532_554,Inside_555_561) yields the protein MKLKNKWVNSIIVIAALITLNIVGQYAFHRFDFTADKRFTLSDKTKSLLEQNKKPVIITVFLAGELPPAFKRLQAAVSDILSDYRAYAKTEVKVVFVDPLAGLNQADQDTVINNLYERGIEATNLSVKTESGLTQKLVFPMAMMESKGKEFPIKLFQNLDTRGNYEDNINRSIENLEYIFTSSLKKVLSGDNPRIGFSESNGELSDLQLADAIHTLSSSYLVGRIDLNSIDKAGLDKLKMLIIAKPKKPFTETEKYKINYFVMNGGRVLWSIDQVNAELDSLRGKSGQMAVNSNLNLDDMLFMYGARINYNIIADPANSAEIPVSTGVVGGQNQMQLVPWIYYPILLPDTVESVVKKLDGIKSEFPSTVDTIGVKSVKKSYILATSPYNKVYNVPKLFSLQMVSEQLDPRSFQSKPQHVGLMLEGNFPSVFAGRPLPATITQPYSLESISKPAKMIVIGDGDIFKNQVSEQNGTPFLLGFDRYSQRTFGNKALLLNIVDYFTDNDNLIALRNKEVKIRLLDKAKIKLEKTKWQFINVVAPLLLLIFFAIFQHYHRKYKYAK from the coding sequence ATGAAGCTGAAGAATAAATGGGTTAATTCTATCATCGTTATAGCTGCGTTAATTACTTTAAATATCGTTGGTCAGTACGCTTTTCATCGTTTTGATTTTACCGCCGATAAGCGTTTTACTTTAAGTGATAAAACGAAATCTTTATTGGAGCAAAATAAAAAACCGGTAATCATTACTGTGTTTTTAGCAGGAGAGTTACCACCTGCTTTTAAACGTTTGCAGGCTGCAGTGTCGGATATTTTATCGGATTACCGGGCTTATGCTAAAACCGAGGTCAAGGTGGTTTTTGTTGATCCTTTGGCAGGGCTTAATCAGGCCGATCAAGATACAGTGATCAATAATTTGTATGAAAGAGGTATAGAAGCAACTAATTTAAGTGTTAAAACTGAAAGTGGATTAACGCAGAAGCTCGTATTTCCGATGGCGATGATGGAAAGCAAAGGGAAGGAATTCCCCATTAAACTCTTTCAAAATTTAGATACCCGCGGAAATTACGAAGACAATATAAACCGCTCTATTGAAAATCTGGAGTATATTTTTACTTCAAGCTTAAAGAAAGTACTTTCGGGTGATAACCCTCGGATTGGTTTCTCGGAATCAAATGGCGAACTTTCCGATTTACAATTGGCTGATGCCATTCACACCCTATCGAGCAGTTATCTGGTTGGTCGTATTGATTTAAATAGTATTGATAAAGCAGGGCTAGATAAATTGAAAATGCTGATTATCGCCAAACCTAAAAAACCTTTTACTGAAACTGAGAAATACAAAATCAACTATTTCGTAATGAACGGCGGAAGGGTACTTTGGAGTATTGATCAGGTAAACGCCGAATTGGATAGCTTGCGGGGAAAAAGTGGACAGATGGCAGTTAACAGTAATTTGAACCTTGATGATATGCTTTTTATGTATGGTGCACGGATTAATTATAATATTATTGCCGATCCGGCAAACAGTGCCGAAATTCCGGTTTCTACAGGTGTTGTAGGCGGGCAGAATCAGATGCAATTGGTGCCCTGGATTTATTACCCGATTTTATTGCCCGATACTGTAGAAAGTGTTGTGAAAAAGCTGGATGGTATAAAATCTGAATTTCCTAGTACGGTAGATACTATTGGTGTTAAAAGCGTAAAGAAATCGTATATTTTAGCGACTTCTCCTTATAATAAAGTGTATAATGTGCCGAAATTGTTTAGCTTGCAAATGGTGAGCGAACAGTTAGATCCAAGGTCTTTCCAAAGTAAACCACAGCATGTTGGTTTAATGTTAGAAGGTAATTTTCCATCGGTTTTTGCCGGGCGCCCGTTACCAGCTACAATTACGCAACCTTATAGCCTAGAAAGCATCAGTAAACCGGCTAAAATGATTGTGATTGGAGATGGCGATATTTTTAAGAACCAGGTATCGGAGCAAAATGGAACGCCTTTTCTGCTTGGTTTCGACCGTTATTCGCAGCGTACTTTTGGTAATAAGGCCTTATTGCTCAATATTGTTGATTATTTTACGGATAACGACAATTTAATTGCGCTACGGAATAAAGAAGTAAAAATCAGATTGTTGGATAAAGCCAAAATTAAGCTCGAAAAAACGAAATGGCAATTTATAAATGTGGTGGCCCCCTTGCTATTGTTAATATTCTTTGCGATTTTTCAACATTATCACCGCAAATACAAGTACGCTAAATAA